A window of the Bufo gargarizans isolate SCDJY-AF-19 chromosome 1, ASM1485885v1, whole genome shotgun sequence genome harbors these coding sequences:
- the PHETA1 gene encoding sesquipedalian-1, translating to MSQPPLSLWLDIRKDMKLNERNLVYYANCNSPIDKSGFLYKKGERNASYHRRWFVLKGNMLFYYDNQESREPVGVIILEGCRVELCESTEEYAFAIRFGYSKSRAYILAADSHSTMESWVKALSRANFEYIRLVVKELQQQLMEVHKGQASSSGPPAAADRSPALHRPALPCSQERSVIKDNGCAPWSNSAADLPNGLTYTNGPHYKDATWLLDGNSVQHQSLASEQTQQVGTSEPYDSDEAAEVRYSFAKLHDFFGEEIKQLRAQWKRSFQEKPGLGDSE from the exons ATGAGCCAGCCGCCGCTAAGCCTGT GGCTCGACATACGCAAAGACATGAAGCTAAACGAGAGGAACTTGGTGTATTATGCCAACTGCAACTCACCCATAGACAAAAGTGGCTTCCTGTACAAGAAAGGGGAACGCAATGCCTCCTACCACAGGCGTTGGTTTGTGCTGAAGGGGAACATGCTCTTTTACTATGACAATCAGGAAAGTCGGGAACCGGTGGGAGTTATTATACTGGAGGGCTGCAGGGTGGAGCTGTGTGAGTCTACAGAAGAGTATGCATTTGCAATTCGATTTGGTTATTCCAAATCTCGTGCCTATATTCTTGCTGCAGATAGCCACAGTACTATGGAGTCCTGGGTAAAGGCtctttccagggcaaactttgaataCATCAGGCTTGTGGTGAAAGAACTGCAACAGCAGCTCATGGAAGTGCATAAAGGCCAGGCCTCTTCTAGCgggcctcctgctgctgccgatAGGAGTCCTGCTCTCCACAGGCCGGCTTTGCCTTGCAGCCAGGAGAGGTCAGTTATAAAGGACAACGGCTGTGCTCCATGGAGTAACAGTGCGGCTGACCTGCCAAATGGCCTTACCTATACCAATGGGCCACACTACAAAGATGCAACATGGCTGTTGGATGGAAACTCAGTCCAACACCAGTCCTTGGCATCTGAGCAAACTCAGCAAGTTGGTACAAGTGAACCGTATGACTCTGATGAGGCGGCCGAAGTCCGGTACAGCTTCGCAAAGCTTCATGATTTCTTTGGGGAAGAAATTAAACAACTCCGAGCACAGTGGAAGAGAAGTTTCCAGGAAAAGCCTGGATTGGGAGATTCTGAGTAA